Proteins from one Xiphophorus hellerii strain 12219 chromosome 8, Xiphophorus_hellerii-4.1, whole genome shotgun sequence genomic window:
- the LOC116724396 gene encoding guanine nucleotide-binding protein subunit alpha-11-like encodes MDECCLSPEEEEGRRISREIEKQLKRDKLNLKRELKLLLLGTGESGKSTFIKQMRIIHGNGYSENDRKQFTRLIFQNIFIAIQTLIDAMKTLKIVYADAKNNGDAERLSQVEDMDIFTGWQVDAVKRVWNDRGVQECYDRRREYQLSDSAKYYLSDVDRISAPGYIPTVQDILRVRVATTGIIEYMFDMSKVIFRMVDVGGQRSERKKWIHSFEDVTSVIFLAALSEYDQVLYENQNENRLRESLALFQTICRSDWFHNSSTILFLNKKDLLEEKITKSDLATYFPEYTGPKGDANSAQKFIEKLYVQFHGKDSKPLYTHFTCATDTENIRVVFKAVKDTLFQDNLEKFGIV; translated from the exons ATGGACGAGTGCTGCTTGTCTCCCGAAGAAGAAGAGGGCCGGAGGATATCCAGAGAAATAGAGAAACAACTTAAACGGGATAAACTAAACCTTAAACGGGAACTGAAGTTGCTGCTTTTAG gaACTGGTGAAAGTGGGAAGAGCACCTTTATCAAACAAATGAGGATCATTCATGGCAATGGGTACagtgaaaatgacagaaaacaattCACTCGCCTTATCTTCCAGAATATCTTCATAGCCATCCAGACGCTGATTGATGCCATGAAGACTCTAAAGATTGTCTATGCTGATGCCAAAAATAAT GGGGATGCGGAGAGACTGAGCCAAGTGGAGGATATGGACATTTTCACAGGCTGGCAGGTGGATGCCGTTAAGCGAGTGTGGAATGACCGTGGCGTACAAGAGTGCTATGACCGTAGGAGGGAGTACCAGCTATCAGACTCTGCCAAATA CTATCTGAGTGACGTGGACAGAATTTCAGCCCCAGGATATATCCCCACTGTACAGGACATTTTGAGGGTCCGAGTAGCAACAACAGGCATCATAGAGTACATGTTTGATATGTCAAAGGTCATCTTCAG GATGGTGGATGTAGGGGGCCAGCGttcagagaggaagaaatgGATCCATAGTTTTGAAGACGTCACTTCTGTCATATTCCTGGCGGCTCTGAGTGAATACGATCAAGTCCTTTATGAAAACCAGAACGAG AATCGACTACGTGAGAGCCTCGCCCTGTTTCAGACAATCTGCAGGTCTGATTGGTTTCATAACTCTTCCACCATCCTTTTCCTGAACAAAAAAGATCTTCTGGAAGAGAAAATCACCAAGTCAGATTTGGCAACCTACTTTCCAGAATATACAG GACCGAAGGGCGATGCCAATTCAGCACAAAAGTTTATCGAGAAGTTGTACGTCCAATTCCACGGCAAGGATTCCAAACCCCTCTATACACACTTTACCTGCGCCACAGACACGGAGAACATCCGGGTTGTCTTCAAAGCTGTCAAAGACACACTCTTTCAAGATAACCTTGAAAAATTTGGCATTGTATGA
- the prune2 gene encoding protein prune homolog 2 isoform X2, whose amino-acid sequence MNFELNKSACQLEGLPPPVYLLLSSVPLGMDLTTHSKMTSEGDDGRPVPPTSLPLQGGPSQRKKLSAPQISFSLDHSEDDLGETPDDLDIDVDELDTPDEGDYLDYTDHEMDWEDPGAATKSGTGDSYNTIPTYSAEEERRDVKLWRTVVIGEQEHRINMKVIEPYMKVISHGGYYSSGVNAIIVFAACFLPDSAREDYHDIMENLFLYVISTLELMVAEDYMIVYLNGATPHRRMPGLGWLKKCYQMIDRRLRKNLKSFIIVHPSWFIRTVLAITKPFISAKFSSKIKYVSSLDELRELIPMDSIQIPECIIKLDKELKEAAENSKINSFLQGTELTAASRPEQDQAGASSS is encoded by the exons ATGAACTTTGAACTAAACAAGTCAGCATGCCAGCTGGAAGGCTTGCCTCCGCCTGTCTACTTGTTGCTGAGCAGT gtccCTCTGGGGATGGACCTGACCACACACAGTAAAATGACTTCAGAGGGTGATGACGGCAGACCAG TCCCCCCTACATCTCTACCCCTTCAAGGAGGTCCCAGCCAGAGGAAAAAACTTTCTGCCCCTCAGATCAGCTTTTCTCTGGACCACAGCGAAGATGACTTGGGGGAGACTCCAGATGACCTGGACATCGACGTGGATGAACTCGACACTCCAGATGAGGGAGATTACCTCGACTACACAGACCATGAAATGGACTGGGAAG ATCCCGGTGCAGCCACTAAAAGTGGGACAGGTGATTCCTACAATACCATTCCAACGTACAGCGCTGAGGAAGAGCGACGTGACGTCAAGTTGTGGAGGACCGTTGTCATCGGGGAGCAGGAGCACCGCATCAACATGAAGGTTATTGAGCCTTACATGAAAGTCATCTCTCATGGAG gTTACTATAGCAGCGGGGTGAATGCCATCATAGTCTTTGCTGCATGCTTTCTGCCAGACAGTGCTCGAGAAGACTACCATGACATAATGGAGAACCTCTTCCT CTATGTGATCAGCACACTGGAGCTGATGGTGGCAGAGGACTATATGATTGTTTACCTGAACGGAGCCACGCCCCACAGAAGAATGCCTGGCCTGGGTTGGCTAAAAAAGTGCTATCAGATGATTGACAGAAG GCTCAGGAAGAATTTGAAATCCTTCATTATCGTTCATCCGTCCTGGTTCATCAGGACTGTTCTGGCCATCACCAAACCCTTCATCAG CGCCAAGTTCAGCAGCAAGATCAAGTATGTGAGCAGTTTGGATGAACTGCGGGAACTAATCCCAATGGACAGCATCCAGATCCCAGAGTGCATCATTAA ACTCGACAAGGAACTGAAGGAAGCGGCAGAAAACTCCAA AATAAACAGTTTCCTGCAGGGAACCGAGCTGACAGCAGCCAGCAGACCAGA ACAAGACCAGGCCGGTGCCAGCAGCTCATAA
- the prune2 gene encoding protein prune homolog 2 isoform X1 translates to MNFELNKSACQLEGLPPPVYLLLSSVPLGMDLTTHSKMTSEGDDGRPVPPTSLPLQGGPSQRKKLSAPQISFSLDHSEDDLGETPDDLDIDVDELDTPDEGDYLDYTDHEMDWEDPGAATKSGTGDSYNTIPTYSAEEERRDVKLWRTVVIGEQEHRINMKVIEPYMKVISHGGYYSSGVNAIIVFAACFLPDSAREDYHDIMENLFLYVISTLELMVAEDYMIVYLNGATPHRRMPGLGWLKKCYQMIDRRLRKNLKSFIIVHPSWFIRTVLAITKPFISAKFSSKIKYVSSLDELRELIPMDSIQIPECIIKLDKELKEAAENSKINSFLQGTELTAASRPDRQDQAGASSS, encoded by the exons ATGAACTTTGAACTAAACAAGTCAGCATGCCAGCTGGAAGGCTTGCCTCCGCCTGTCTACTTGTTGCTGAGCAGT gtccCTCTGGGGATGGACCTGACCACACACAGTAAAATGACTTCAGAGGGTGATGACGGCAGACCAG TCCCCCCTACATCTCTACCCCTTCAAGGAGGTCCCAGCCAGAGGAAAAAACTTTCTGCCCCTCAGATCAGCTTTTCTCTGGACCACAGCGAAGATGACTTGGGGGAGACTCCAGATGACCTGGACATCGACGTGGATGAACTCGACACTCCAGATGAGGGAGATTACCTCGACTACACAGACCATGAAATGGACTGGGAAG ATCCCGGTGCAGCCACTAAAAGTGGGACAGGTGATTCCTACAATACCATTCCAACGTACAGCGCTGAGGAAGAGCGACGTGACGTCAAGTTGTGGAGGACCGTTGTCATCGGGGAGCAGGAGCACCGCATCAACATGAAGGTTATTGAGCCTTACATGAAAGTCATCTCTCATGGAG gTTACTATAGCAGCGGGGTGAATGCCATCATAGTCTTTGCTGCATGCTTTCTGCCAGACAGTGCTCGAGAAGACTACCATGACATAATGGAGAACCTCTTCCT CTATGTGATCAGCACACTGGAGCTGATGGTGGCAGAGGACTATATGATTGTTTACCTGAACGGAGCCACGCCCCACAGAAGAATGCCTGGCCTGGGTTGGCTAAAAAAGTGCTATCAGATGATTGACAGAAG GCTCAGGAAGAATTTGAAATCCTTCATTATCGTTCATCCGTCCTGGTTCATCAGGACTGTTCTGGCCATCACCAAACCCTTCATCAG CGCCAAGTTCAGCAGCAAGATCAAGTATGTGAGCAGTTTGGATGAACTGCGGGAACTAATCCCAATGGACAGCATCCAGATCCCAGAGTGCATCATTAA ACTCGACAAGGAACTGAAGGAAGCGGCAGAAAACTCCAA AATAAACAGTTTCCTGCAGGGAACCGAGCTGACAGCAGCCAGCAGACCAGA CAGACAAGACCAGGCCGGTGCCAGCAGCTCATAA
- the prune2 gene encoding protein prune homolog 2 isoform X3 — protein MDLTTHSKMTSEGDDGRPVPPTSLPLQGGPSQRKKLSAPQISFSLDHSEDDLGETPDDLDIDVDELDTPDEGDYLDYTDHEMDWEDPGAATKSGTGDSYNTIPTYSAEEERRDVKLWRTVVIGEQEHRINMKVIEPYMKVISHGGYYSSGVNAIIVFAACFLPDSAREDYHDIMENLFLYVISTLELMVAEDYMIVYLNGATPHRRMPGLGWLKKCYQMIDRRLRKNLKSFIIVHPSWFIRTVLAITKPFISAKFSSKIKYVSSLDELRELIPMDSIQIPECIIKLDKELKEAAENSKINSFLQGTELTAASRPDRQDQAGASSS, from the exons ATGGACCTGACCACACACAGTAAAATGACTTCAGAGGGTGATGACGGCAGACCAG TCCCCCCTACATCTCTACCCCTTCAAGGAGGTCCCAGCCAGAGGAAAAAACTTTCTGCCCCTCAGATCAGCTTTTCTCTGGACCACAGCGAAGATGACTTGGGGGAGACTCCAGATGACCTGGACATCGACGTGGATGAACTCGACACTCCAGATGAGGGAGATTACCTCGACTACACAGACCATGAAATGGACTGGGAAG ATCCCGGTGCAGCCACTAAAAGTGGGACAGGTGATTCCTACAATACCATTCCAACGTACAGCGCTGAGGAAGAGCGACGTGACGTCAAGTTGTGGAGGACCGTTGTCATCGGGGAGCAGGAGCACCGCATCAACATGAAGGTTATTGAGCCTTACATGAAAGTCATCTCTCATGGAG gTTACTATAGCAGCGGGGTGAATGCCATCATAGTCTTTGCTGCATGCTTTCTGCCAGACAGTGCTCGAGAAGACTACCATGACATAATGGAGAACCTCTTCCT CTATGTGATCAGCACACTGGAGCTGATGGTGGCAGAGGACTATATGATTGTTTACCTGAACGGAGCCACGCCCCACAGAAGAATGCCTGGCCTGGGTTGGCTAAAAAAGTGCTATCAGATGATTGACAGAAG GCTCAGGAAGAATTTGAAATCCTTCATTATCGTTCATCCGTCCTGGTTCATCAGGACTGTTCTGGCCATCACCAAACCCTTCATCAG CGCCAAGTTCAGCAGCAAGATCAAGTATGTGAGCAGTTTGGATGAACTGCGGGAACTAATCCCAATGGACAGCATCCAGATCCCAGAGTGCATCATTAA ACTCGACAAGGAACTGAAGGAAGCGGCAGAAAACTCCAA AATAAACAGTTTCCTGCAGGGAACCGAGCTGACAGCAGCCAGCAGACCAGA CAGACAAGACCAGGCCGGTGCCAGCAGCTCATAA